The Achromobacter deleyi genome has a window encoding:
- a CDS encoding ABC-F family ATPase — protein MISTANLTIQFGPKPLFENVSVKFGEGNRYGLIGANGSGKSTFMKIIGGDLEASGGNVSLEPGVRLGKLRQDQFAFEDLRVLDVVMMGHTEMWAAMSERDAIYANPEASEDDYMRAADLEAKFAEYDGYTAEARAGELLLGLEIAVDQHNLPMREVAPGWKLRVLLAQALFSNPDVLLLDEPTNNLDINTIRWLENVLNGYQSTMIIISHDRHFLNQVCTHMADVDYGEIRIYAGNYDDYMLASTQARERLVSNNAKAKERVAELQDFVRRFAANKSKSRQATSRLKQIDRIKADQVVVKPSSRQNPYIRFEQNKVMHRLAVTVENLTKAYDAPVITKFSAMVDAGEKIAIIGANGVGKTTLLRLLATELQPDSGSVKWSENADLGYMAQDVSDQFLQTDINLLDWMGDHRQPGDDDQSIRSVLGRLLFSADDLPKAPKVLSGGEKNRMTFGRLMLGRHNVMLLDEPTNHLDMESIESLQFALEKYEGTLVFVSHDREFVSGLATRVIEILATGEIIDYRGGYEDYLSSRGIEA, from the coding sequence GTGATATCCACAGCCAATCTCACCATCCAGTTCGGTCCCAAGCCCCTTTTTGAGAACGTCAGCGTCAAGTTCGGGGAAGGCAACCGTTACGGGCTGATCGGGGCCAATGGGTCCGGCAAGTCTACGTTCATGAAGATCATCGGCGGCGACCTCGAAGCCTCCGGCGGCAACGTTTCGCTTGAGCCGGGCGTGCGCCTGGGCAAGCTGCGCCAGGACCAGTTCGCGTTCGAAGACCTGCGCGTGCTGGACGTCGTGATGATGGGCCACACCGAGATGTGGGCCGCCATGTCCGAGCGCGACGCCATCTACGCCAATCCGGAAGCGTCGGAAGACGACTACATGCGCGCCGCCGACCTGGAAGCCAAGTTCGCCGAGTACGACGGCTACACGGCCGAAGCCCGCGCGGGCGAGCTGCTGCTGGGCCTGGAAATCGCCGTGGACCAGCACAACCTGCCCATGCGCGAAGTGGCCCCGGGCTGGAAGCTGCGCGTGCTGCTGGCGCAGGCGCTGTTCTCGAACCCCGATGTCCTGCTGCTGGACGAACCCACCAACAACCTGGATATCAACACCATCCGCTGGCTGGAAAACGTGCTCAATGGCTACCAGAGCACGATGATCATCATCAGCCATGATCGCCACTTCCTGAACCAGGTGTGCACGCACATGGCCGACGTGGACTACGGCGAGATCCGCATCTACGCCGGCAACTACGACGACTACATGCTGGCGTCCACCCAGGCCCGCGAACGCCTGGTGTCCAACAACGCCAAGGCCAAGGAACGCGTCGCCGAGCTGCAGGACTTCGTGCGCCGCTTCGCGGCCAACAAGTCCAAGTCGCGCCAGGCCACCTCGCGCCTGAAGCAGATCGACCGCATCAAGGCCGACCAGGTCGTGGTCAAGCCGTCGTCGCGCCAGAATCCGTATATCCGCTTCGAGCAGAACAAGGTCATGCACCGCCTGGCGGTCACCGTCGAGAACCTGACCAAGGCCTACGATGCGCCCGTGATCACCAAGTTCTCCGCCATGGTCGATGCCGGCGAAAAGATCGCCATCATCGGCGCCAACGGCGTGGGCAAGACGACCTTGCTGCGTTTGCTGGCCACGGAACTGCAGCCCGATTCGGGCTCGGTGAAGTGGTCCGAGAACGCCGACCTGGGTTATATGGCCCAGGACGTTTCCGACCAGTTCCTGCAAACCGACATCAACCTGCTGGACTGGATGGGCGACCACCGCCAGCCGGGCGACGACGACCAGTCGATCCGTTCGGTGCTGGGCCGCCTGCTGTTCTCGGCGGACGATCTGCCCAAGGCGCCCAAGGTGCTGTCCGGCGGCGAAAAGAACCGCATGACCTTCGGCCGCCTGATGCTGGGCCGGCACAACGTCATGCTGCTCGACGAACCGACCAACCACCTGGACATGGAATCGATCGAGTCGCTGCAGTTCGCGCTGGAAAAGTACGAAGGCACGCTGGTGTTCGTCTCGCATGACCGCGAATTCGTGTCGGGCCTGGCCACGCGCGTCATCGAAATCCTGGCCACCGGCGAGATCATCGACTACCGCGGCGGCTACGAAGACTACCTGTCCTCGCGCGGCATCGAGGCCTGA
- a CDS encoding MFS transporter, giving the protein MSPTSHTAPDGAQIGTFTLTFRIVAIAFFTFICYLAIGLPLAVLPGYVHDKLGYGSVLAGLAISVQYVATLLSRSHAGRMADTVGPKQTVVIGMAACAASGVFLLLAYAFERSAWLSLSAIIVSRLALGFGESWVGTGSATWAIARVGPLHTARVISWNGICTYGGLALGAPLGVYLETEWSMGALGGAVLLLGLAGLGLAMSRAAVAIVGGHRMAFKSVVLRVFPHGMALGLGSVGFGTLAAFVALYYASFSWDGAAHALSAFGGAFIGVRLLFAGTITRFGGFRVAQVSFLVEAAGLLLLWLAPNPGTALMGAALTGCGFALVFPAIGVEAVARVPAGSRGAALGAYSAFLDLALGVTGPIAGYISSGFGYPAIFLAASVSVLVGFMIAFGLQRHAVRQQVVAPVA; this is encoded by the coding sequence ATGTCTCCCACTTCGCACACCGCGCCCGATGGCGCGCAGATCGGCACGTTCACGCTGACGTTCCGCATCGTTGCCATCGCCTTCTTCACCTTCATCTGCTATCTGGCCATCGGCTTGCCGCTGGCCGTGCTGCCGGGCTATGTGCACGACAAGCTGGGCTACGGGTCCGTGCTGGCCGGCCTGGCGATCAGCGTGCAGTACGTGGCCACCTTGCTCAGCCGGTCCCATGCCGGGCGCATGGCCGACACGGTCGGCCCGAAGCAGACGGTTGTGATCGGCATGGCCGCCTGCGCGGCCAGCGGCGTCTTCCTGCTGCTGGCCTATGCGTTCGAACGCAGCGCCTGGCTCAGCCTGTCGGCCATCATCGTCAGCCGCCTGGCGCTGGGTTTTGGCGAAAGCTGGGTCGGGACGGGTTCGGCCACCTGGGCGATCGCCAGGGTGGGGCCGCTGCACACGGCGCGCGTCATTTCCTGGAACGGCATCTGCACCTATGGCGGGCTGGCACTGGGGGCGCCCCTGGGCGTGTACCTGGAAACCGAATGGAGCATGGGCGCGCTGGGCGGTGCGGTGCTGCTGTTGGGGCTGGCCGGCCTGGGGCTGGCGATGTCGCGCGCCGCCGTGGCGATCGTGGGCGGCCACCGCATGGCCTTCAAGAGCGTGGTGCTGCGCGTGTTTCCGCATGGCATGGCGCTGGGCCTGGGGTCGGTGGGCTTCGGTACGCTGGCGGCCTTCGTGGCGCTGTACTACGCCAGTTTTTCGTGGGATGGCGCGGCGCATGCGCTCAGCGCCTTCGGTGGCGCCTTCATCGGCGTGCGCCTGCTGTTTGCCGGCACCATCACGCGCTTTGGCGGCTTCAGGGTCGCGCAGGTGTCCTTCCTGGTGGAAGCGGCGGGCCTGCTGCTGCTCTGGCTGGCGCCCAATCCCGGCACTGCCCTGATGGGGGCCGCGCTGACCGGCTGCGGGTTCGCGCTGGTGTTCCCGGCCATCGGCGTCGAGGCCGTGGCGCGCGTGCCCGCGGGCAGCCGCGGGGCGGCGCTGGGGGCATATTCGGCTTTCCTGGACCTGGCGCTGGGCGTGACGGGCCCGATCGCCGGGTACATCTCCAGCGGCTTCGGCTATCCGGCCATCTTCCTGGCGGCCTCCGTGTCCGTGCTGGTGGGGTTCATGATCGCGTTCGGATTGCAGCGCCACGCGGTCCGGCAGCAGGTCGTCGCTCCCGTTGCCTGA
- a CDS encoding thioredoxin family protein: MSIVELTKDTFQDAITPDGTLIVDFWAPWCGPCRGFAPVFEHASTEHPDVTFAKVNTDVEQELAGALGIRSIPTLMVFREKVLLFSQPGALSGGQLNELLAKIKEVDMEKVHQEIAAAQDSQDA, translated from the coding sequence ATGAGTATTGTTGAACTCACCAAAGACACTTTCCAGGACGCCATCACGCCTGACGGCACCCTGATTGTCGACTTCTGGGCACCCTGGTGCGGCCCGTGCCGTGGCTTCGCGCCCGTGTTCGAGCACGCCTCCACCGAGCATCCCGACGTCACGTTCGCCAAGGTGAATACCGACGTCGAACAGGAACTGGCCGGCGCGCTGGGAATCCGTTCGATCCCCACGCTGATGGTGTTCCGGGAAAAGGTCCTATTGTTCTCGCAACCCGGCGCCTTGTCGGGCGGCCAGCTCAATGAGCTGCTTGCCAAGATCAAGGAAGTGGACATGGAAAAGGTCCACCAGGAAATCGCCGCGGCTCAAGACAGCCAGGACGCATAA
- a CDS encoding ABC transporter permease, with product MSASTRVTGARKHFAGVLGVLFILALWQLAAFALPDFLMPGVPAVVERLFEDLGKQSFHQSLMGTLGRLGAGYGLALAAGIGFGLVAAVLFFFREVLRSAIVILQSIPSIAWVPLFLIVMGFGNTPIIVVVALSAFFPAALSVMNATESVQRVHVSAARVMGATRWGLVKRVYLPAVMPELITGAQLAFGNAWRALISAEMLIGFGKGLGRSLAYSGEIADMTGVMTNILVIAVLAALIDQFVLENLKHRLLRYQYV from the coding sequence TTGAGCGCATCTACCCGAGTAACTGGCGCCCGCAAGCATTTCGCGGGCGTTTTGGGCGTCCTGTTCATCCTGGCGCTCTGGCAGCTGGCGGCGTTCGCGCTGCCCGACTTCCTGATGCCTGGCGTGCCGGCCGTGGTCGAGCGTCTCTTTGAAGACCTGGGCAAGCAGTCGTTCCACCAGAGCCTGATGGGCACCCTGGGCCGGCTGGGCGCGGGCTATGGCCTGGCGCTGGCGGCCGGCATCGGCTTCGGGCTGGTGGCTGCCGTGCTGTTCTTCTTCCGTGAAGTGCTGCGCAGCGCCATCGTCATCCTGCAGTCGATTCCGTCGATTGCGTGGGTGCCGCTGTTCCTCATCGTGATGGGGTTCGGCAATACGCCCATCATCGTGGTCGTGGCGCTGTCGGCGTTCTTCCCGGCCGCGCTCAGCGTGATGAACGCCACCGAATCCGTGCAGCGGGTGCACGTGTCGGCGGCGCGCGTCATGGGCGCCACGCGGTGGGGACTGGTCAAGCGGGTGTACCTGCCCGCCGTCATGCCCGAGCTCATCACCGGCGCGCAGCTGGCGTTCGGCAATGCCTGGCGCGCGCTGATCTCCGCGGAAATGCTGATCGGCTTCGGCAAGGGCCTGGGGCGGTCGCTGGCCTATTCGGGCGAGATCGCCGACATGACGGGCGTGATGACCAACATCCTGGTCATCGCCGTGCTCGCGGCGCTGATCGATCAGTTCGTGCTTGAAAACCTCAAGCACCGCCTGCTGCGGTATCAGTACGTCTAA
- a CDS encoding IMPACT family protein has translation MTHTLTAPCSYQEDIKKSRFAAYATPVSTVDEAMRFFAERGDPEATHNCWAYRIGQEYRFNDDGEPGGTAGRPILQAIEGQDMDRVAVLVVRWYGGVKLGAGGLVRAYGGCAANCLRLGDRSEIVDMATIRCACGFAELALLKSRLAQAGAAIQQEDFNEEGVALCFTAPRAAIGDLEVTVANITRGRSAWEVVS, from the coding sequence ATGACGCACACGTTGACCGCTCCCTGCTCGTATCAGGAAGACATCAAGAAAAGCCGCTTTGCCGCATACGCCACGCCGGTATCCACCGTCGACGAGGCCATGCGCTTCTTTGCGGAACGCGGAGACCCCGAGGCCACCCACAACTGCTGGGCCTACCGCATCGGGCAGGAATACCGCTTCAACGATGACGGCGAGCCGGGTGGCACCGCCGGCCGGCCCATCCTGCAAGCCATCGAAGGGCAGGACATGGACCGCGTGGCCGTGCTGGTGGTGCGCTGGTACGGGGGCGTGAAGCTGGGCGCGGGCGGACTAGTGCGCGCCTACGGCGGCTGCGCGGCCAATTGCCTGCGCCTGGGAGACCGCAGCGAGATCGTGGATATGGCGACCATCCGCTGCGCCTGCGGGTTCGCCGAGCTTGCGCTCTTGAAGTCGCGGCTGGCGCAGGCGGGCGCGGCGATCCAGCAGGAAGACTTCAATGAAGAGGGCGTGGCGCTCTGCTTCACGGCGCCGCGCGCGGCGATCGGCGACCTGGAGGTCACCGTGGCCAACATCACCCGCGGACGGTCGGCCTGGGAAGTGGTGTCGTAA
- a CDS encoding ABC transporter substrate-binding protein, producing the protein MKLKQWLSLPLAAALLAAAPAMAAEKFRVGYLRVMDDAQAIVAQEGGYYKKAGLDSELIEFKSGTDLIKAIVGGQLDIGVLGFTNAVAWASKGADLKVVGGAQQGYHSLIVREDSGIKDIAGLKGKTLASQAEGSTADVVLKGVVLKQGNLGADDVNVMGVSPAVAVQSLVGKRVDAAFLFEPYDRIAQLVAPVKQIYEVGQAWPFPCMVVITSGETLAKRKDDVWKALDAQNQAIALLQKEPAQASKLIASYFIAEPTLKTLTRGELPRETVIAEAISTQVFTPKLTQKDTARMQEIADILQAQGSLKTRDGKPYDVSSIVDLSWQEARKL; encoded by the coding sequence ATGAAACTGAAGCAATGGTTGTCCCTGCCGCTGGCTGCGGCGCTGCTGGCGGCTGCCCCCGCGATGGCGGCCGAGAAATTCCGCGTGGGCTACCTGCGCGTGATGGACGACGCACAGGCCATCGTCGCGCAAGAGGGCGGCTATTACAAAAAGGCCGGGCTGGATTCCGAGCTGATCGAGTTCAAGTCGGGCACCGACCTGATCAAGGCGATCGTCGGTGGTCAACTGGACATCGGCGTGCTGGGCTTCACCAACGCCGTGGCCTGGGCCTCCAAGGGCGCGGACCTGAAGGTGGTGGGCGGCGCTCAGCAGGGCTACCACTCGCTGATCGTGCGCGAAGATTCGGGCATCAAGGACATCGCGGGCCTGAAGGGCAAGACGCTGGCCTCGCAGGCCGAGGGCAGTACCGCCGACGTGGTGTTGAAGGGCGTGGTGCTCAAGCAGGGCAACCTCGGCGCGGACGACGTCAACGTCATGGGCGTGAGCCCGGCGGTGGCCGTGCAGTCGTTGGTGGGCAAGCGCGTGGACGCGGCCTTCCTGTTCGAACCCTACGACCGCATCGCGCAGCTGGTTGCGCCGGTCAAGCAGATCTATGAAGTGGGCCAGGCCTGGCCGTTCCCGTGCATGGTCGTGATCACGTCGGGCGAGACGCTGGCCAAGCGCAAGGACGATGTCTGGAAGGCGCTGGACGCCCAGAACCAGGCCATCGCGCTGCTGCAGAAGGAACCCGCGCAAGCTTCCAAGCTGATCGCGTCCTACTTCATCGCCGAGCCCACGCTCAAGACCCTGACCCGCGGCGAACTCCCGCGCGAAACCGTCATCGCCGAAGCCATCAGCACGCAGGTGTTCACGCCCAAGCTGACGCAAAAGGATACGGCCCGCATGCAGGAAATCGCTGACATCCTGCAGGCCCAAGGTTCGCTCAAGACGCGTGACGGCAAGCCGTACGACGTCTCCAGCATCGTCGATCTGTCCTGGCAAGAGGCTCGCAAGCTTTGA
- a CDS encoding transporter substrate-binding domain-containing protein: protein MIRPMRLFALAACLMLAGHAHAQPETFPAARARGELVVGIPYLAPPPVAGAKIRTPDGLDAVITEKLGASLGLPVRLVQLPAEQAASALAAGQVDLVLTDRAGDQPAAVAVQSTGYAARPKAVIRSDTRLRQPADARGRSVCMAEAATAAQALAQSWGAVVRTYKAPSDALVAVREGSCDIGLVDDAVWEPLVRFPEWKKFSSTLAADGARRERVWLLSANDQAARAWLGQEMRAWDRAGAWKAMTAKWARDVAFDVYLDQEVPDCHG, encoded by the coding sequence ATGATCCGCCCGATGCGCCTTTTCGCCCTGGCCGCCTGCCTGATGCTCGCGGGCCACGCTCACGCGCAGCCCGAGACATTCCCGGCGGCGCGGGCCCGGGGCGAACTGGTGGTGGGCATACCGTATCTGGCGCCGCCGCCCGTGGCCGGCGCCAAGATCCGCACGCCGGACGGCCTGGACGCGGTCATCACCGAAAAGCTGGGCGCGAGCCTGGGCCTGCCGGTCCGCCTGGTGCAACTGCCGGCGGAGCAGGCCGCTTCCGCGCTGGCCGCGGGCCAGGTGGACCTGGTGCTGACGGACCGCGCTGGTGATCAACCGGCTGCGGTGGCCGTGCAGTCCACGGGCTACGCCGCGCGTCCCAAGGCCGTGATCCGCAGCGATACGCGCTTGCGCCAGCCCGCCGACGCGCGCGGCCGCAGCGTCTGCATGGCCGAGGCCGCCACGGCGGCACAGGCCCTGGCGCAGAGCTGGGGCGCGGTGGTCCGTACATACAAGGCGCCGTCCGACGCGCTGGTCGCGGTGCGCGAAGGCAGCTGCGATATCGGCCTGGTCGATGACGCGGTGTGGGAACCGCTGGTGCGCTTTCCGGAATGGAAGAAGTTCTCGTCCACGCTTGCCGCCGACGGCGCCAGGCGTGAACGGGTGTGGCTGCTGTCCGCCAATGACCAGGCCGCCCGCGCCTGGCTGGGCCAGGAAATGCGCGCCTGGGACCGCGCGGGCGCCTGGAAGGCCATGACGGCCAAATGGGCGCGCGATGTGGCCTTCGACGTCTACCTGGATCAGGAAGTGCCCGACTGCCACGGCTAG
- a CDS encoding ABC transporter ATP-binding protein has product MNLTFDHVHKHFGDLPVVDGFTSEIKTGELVALVGPSGCGKSTLLHLAAGLEQPTQGSVQADGRAITGPHPSRTLVFQEHALYPWLTLEDNVALALEFQNTPKKRAREAAREWLARVSLAGFEHYYPHQVSGGMRQRAALARAFVAQPQTMLMDEPFGALDALTRLSLQDVLRQLIAQEKPTVLLVTHDVDEALFLADRIVVFSPRPARVLREFNLAHREKTHDLPDLAAEKREILRLLGIAVDGSNAHPDLALAA; this is encoded by the coding sequence ATGAACCTGACCTTCGACCACGTCCACAAGCACTTCGGCGACCTGCCCGTCGTGGATGGCTTCACCAGTGAAATCAAGACCGGAGAACTGGTCGCGCTGGTCGGCCCGTCCGGCTGCGGCAAGTCCACCTTGCTGCATCTGGCCGCGGGTCTGGAACAGCCGACGCAAGGCAGCGTACAGGCCGACGGCCGCGCCATCACCGGCCCGCATCCGAGCCGCACGCTGGTGTTCCAGGAACACGCGCTGTATCCCTGGCTGACGCTGGAAGACAATGTGGCGCTGGCGCTGGAATTCCAGAACACGCCCAAGAAGCGCGCCCGCGAGGCCGCCCGCGAATGGCTGGCGCGCGTCAGCCTGGCGGGGTTTGAACACTATTACCCCCATCAGGTGTCCGGCGGCATGCGCCAGCGCGCCGCGCTGGCGCGCGCATTCGTTGCGCAGCCCCAGACCATGCTGATGGACGAGCCCTTCGGCGCGCTGGACGCGCTGACCCGCCTGAGCCTGCAAGATGTGCTGCGCCAGCTGATCGCCCAGGAAAAGCCCACCGTGCTGCTGGTGACCCACGATGTCGACGAAGCCCTGTTCCTGGCCGACCGCATCGTCGTCTTCAGCCCGAGGCCTGCCCGCGTGCTGCGCGAATTCAATCTGGCCCACCGCGAGAAGACCCACGACCTGCCGGACCTGGCCGCTGAAAAGCGCGAGATCCTGCGTCTGCTGGGCATCGCGGTGGACGGCTCGAACGCACACCCGGACCTGGCGCTGGCCGCCTGA